The Nakamurella antarctica genomic interval GGTTGACGCCGAGGACTCACAGAGAGGTTCTGAGTCCGGAAGTCTTGCACGGGGGGGACTCGCGAGCTTCGGCGGCGCAGCCATCAGCGCTGTGATGGGGTTTGCTCTGACTTTTGTTTTAGCTCGTGGTCTGGGCGAAGCTGGCTCGGGTGTCGTGTTGCAAGCGACGGCGATATTCGCGATCACCGTCAGCATTGGCAAGCTCGGGATGGATTCGGCCGCAATTTGGTTGATGCCGAGGTTGTTGGTCGACGCACGTTCGGAGATTCGTTCCGCGGTCAACTTCCTGTTTGCGATCAGTGCTGCCGCCGGGATTCTGGCGGGAATTTTAATTTCACTCGTGGGTCCGGTAGTTATCGGTGATTCTGCAGTTGAGTCTCGAGAATTAGGCTCTTCGCTGGTTGCCCTGGGCTGGGCAGTTCCAGTTGCAGTGCTTGTCCTGGTAGCTCTGGCCGCAATTCGCGGACTCGGCAAGTTACTGCCGTACGTAGCAATTGGGAGCATCGCGCTTCCGGCGGCGCGTCCAATCGCTGTGCTTCTGAGCCTGTGGTTTGCTGGCTCGGCGTTGGCAGCCGTCTGGGCGTGGGCGGCCCCGTTGCCGTTTGCGCTTGTGGGCGCTCTTGTTCTGCTCGGAGTACAGATCCGCAAGCTCACTGCAGGCACCGATCGCGGCCGCAGAAAGAACTGGCCCAGTCGCGAGCGACGTTCGCAGATCTTAGGTTTCGCTCTGCCGCGGACACTATCCGCGGGGCTGGAGCAATCCCTGCTGTGGCTAGACCTCATCCTGGTAGGCGCGCTAGCGGGGGCGTCGGCGGCTGGCATTTATGGCGGCGCGAGTCGATTCATCGCCGCGGGCTTGATCGTCGACACAGCTTTACGGGTAGTGGTCTCACCGCAGTTCAGCTCTCTGCTTCATCGCGGTGACATCCCCGGCGTGCAAAGGCTTTACGGGACTGCGGCCACGTGGCTTGTGCTCTTCAGTACTCCTATTTACATCGTGCTTGCCATCTACGCGCCGACAATCCTCGGTTGGCTGGGTCCGGGATTCGCGGCTGGCTCACATGTTCTTGTCATCCTGTCGGTGGGCGCAGTAATTACGTTTGCGGCGGGGAATATTCATTCCGTGCTCTTGATGAGTGGCCGCAGTGGCTGGGCGGCTTTCAACAAAGCCATAGTCCTTGCCGTCAATGTTGCTGGCAACCTGGTCCTCGTCCCCGTGATGGGAATCGAGGGGGCGGCGTTGAGCTGGGCGGCAAGCATGATGATTGATGCCTGCATGGCCGCCTTCGAGGTCCACCGTTTTCTGGGAGTCAACGTGGACGCTTCTGCAGTGGCGTACGGGCTGCTCGTGCCCAGTATGTGTGTGGGGATCCCAGCAGGTGTTTTTCGAACCTTTTATGGATCACACAATTGGACGCTGGCTCTGAGCGTCGCTCTCGGCGGGGTGCTTCTAGCAGTGTGGTGCCGTCTGGATGCGCACAAGCTCAAGCTCAGCGATCTCCGGGCGAGGCCAGGACGAGGATAGTCTGCACGTTTGGGGGCATCACTGTTGATTCCTGTGAGCAAACGGTAACTCTCTGTCCGTATTGCGCAAATTGACACGATTGCTTATGCTCCATTTGGGTGGTAACAACCTCACAGCATGCACATGCTGTAGCAAGACTGCCCCCGAAGACAGGATGGAGCGCAGCGTGCGATTACGAAAGTTCGGACTAGCAAGTGCTTTGATGGCCGCTGCCGTAGTGGCCCAAGGCTTTTTCTCGGTGTCCGCCTCGGCTGACGCCGTGGTAGCCGACGGGACGAGCGCCGACCGCGCTGCCCCCTCCTGTTGGGACATTAAGCAAAACATCCCGTCGAGTGTTGATGGCCCGTACTGGCTTCAGACCCCGGCACTACAAGCACCACAACGCTTCTACTGCGATATGACTTATGACGGCGGCGGCTGGGTGATGATCGGTAAGGGTCGCAACGACTGGCAGGACAACTACCTGGGCCAGGGCGATCCGGCTGATCTCTTGACACCGAATCGATCCCCCGCAGGCTTCGGCATGGTTCAACTGGATTCCCGGACTGTTGATGGGTTGCTCAACAAAACCCGCGTCGACTCACTCACCGACGGAGTTCGTGTTCTGCGCGCGAAGGACCCGAGCGGCAGTACATGGCAGAACGTGACTTTCGGATGGGCCAATCGGGATCGCTGGGTCTGGACCGTTCCGGCCGGTCACTCCACGCAATGGTTTGAATTTGATAAGAGCGGCAAGGTCAACGGCGGCGCCACAGCCAACTTCGGCCTGGATAGCGGATACCTGAGATCCACCTTCAGCTACACCCTCTCGCAGAAGTGGGTTGCTGGCTTTGCTTACGGCCCTAGCGTCACCACCGGGTCGAATAACGCGAGCACCTTCATGTGGTCGGCGCTCGCAAACGGTGGATCACCCATTCCCTACGCCGAGGTCTACGTTCGCCCGAAACTGCGCGCGGCCGACGTGAGCTACACGGCTATCCCTGACGCAGGCACCGAAGCCACTGCGCAGAAAGCTGTGGCGAGCTCGTACTCGCTGCCAGGGAGTTGGGGCGTCATTGGGCGTTTTAATGGTCGGACGGCAGAGGGCAACTCGGAGGTCCAGTCTTTCGGACAGATCGGCGACGTTGTCTATGTCGCAGGTAACTTCCAGTTTGTTCAAAAGGGAGCCAACGCGACAGGTGCGAACAAAGTAGAGCAACCAGCCCTGGCAGCATTCAACTCCACCACTGGCGATTTCATCCCCACGTTCAAGCCGACCTTCAATGGCCAGGTCAAGTCGGTCCTCGCATTACCCAACGGCAAGCTCCTGGCAGCTGGCGAATTCACTATCGCGAACGGACAGCCCGCGAAGGGCACCGTCCTTTTGGAGCCCGACACGGGAAAATCAGTCAGCTACTGGAATCTCCAGATCGAAAACCGTGTTTCCGGTGGAGCATTGACCATTCGCGACATTTCGATTTCTGGTGATTACGTCTACCTCGGCGGGGCCTTCACCCACCTGACAGGTGGCACACGCACCACGGCGATCTACTCCCGCAATGCCGCCCGCATCCAGTGGGCCACGGGGACGCCGGACAGCGGTTGGAACCCTGAGTTCAACGGAACCATCATGGATACAGATGTGAGCCCCGACGGCACGCGGATGTACGCCGCGGGTTACTTCACCAGCTCGAAGGGGGTGCCCGCACTGAAAGCGGCCGCGGTGCAGACCGTTTCCGGCGCCCCCCTGGCTACCCCCACATGGGCCCCCGTGTGGAGCAGCAATGGAGCCAATTACCAGCAGGCAATCCGCGCGGTCAACGACAAGGTGTACGTCGGAGGGTCAGAACACTCGATCTTCGGCTTCTCATCAACGACCTTCGCCAAGGTCAACGGCACGACCATGCACGGTATCGGCGGTGACTTACAAGCCATCGATACCTCGGGGACTGTCGTTTATGGCGGATGCCACTGCGGAAGTTGGGCCTATCAAAACTCTCTTACCTGGCCAGACCCCGGGTACAACTGGAATCAAGCTGACAAGATCCAGTGGATCGGTGCATGGGACTCCGCCACGGGTGAATTCATCCCCAGCTTCAACCCGCCAGGACTGTCCAGCGCTAACGCAGGTGTGTGGGCGATTTTCGTCGCCAAGGATGGAACCGTTTGGAGTGGCGGCGATCTGACGGGAACTCGCACGAGTCCCACGGCCAGCCAATGGGCTGGTGGCTTCGTGAGATTCCCCTTGAACGACCACACTGCACCAAGCGCACCCACGGGACTTCGCAGCACTGGAACCACACCGACGACCGTGAATCTGGCGTGGTCCGGGTCTACTGATGCGGCAGGCCCAGTCACCTACGAGATCCTCCGCAACGACAGGGTGATCGCCACTACCACCACTTTGACCGCGACCGTTTCCGTAGTGAGCAGCGCAGATCGATTCTTTGTTCGAGCCATCGATGCGAGCAACAATCGCTCTGCCAGCAGCGCGGTGCTCGGAACTCCGCCACCGCCGGACCCTCAACCGCAGCCCGGAGATCCCAATCTCATCCCTGCCGGCTCGCAGTGGGCTTATCGGAATCAAGCAGCTGCCCCCGCAGCTGACTGGAAGGCGACATCTTTCGATGACAGCACGTGGACCGTGGGTGCTGCGCCCTTGGGCTTTGGAACCACCGGATTGCTTACCAACATCGACGTTCCGGCGCCAACCTCAAATCGCGCGGCGGTCAATTACTTCCGACGTTCGTTCACTGTTCCCAACGCATCAACTGTTCAGTCGCTCACGTTGACCACACTGGCTGATGACGGCGAGGTCGTCTACGTCAACGGATCCGAAGTGGCACGTACCAGAGTGTCAGCAGGAGCCGTCGGCAATACGACCTACGCCAACGCCTCGATCTCGACGACGGCCGCACGCGCCACTCCTGTCGTGATCCAGGTTCCTGTGGAACTGCTCGTCAACGGTAAGAACACCGTCGCGGTAACTACGCACCTGAACTACAAGTCCACATCGAACATGAGCTTCGAGCTTTCGGCTGTGGCAACGTACAAGACGCCTGTTGTGCCGCCGGTTGTGCCGCCGGTTGTCCCGCCGGTTGTGCCGCCGGTTGTGCCGCCGGTTGTCCGCCGGTTGTGCCGCCGGTTGTGCCGCCGGTTGTGCCGCCGGTTGTGCCGCCGGTTGTGCCGCCGGTTGTGCCGCCGGTTGTGCCGCCGGTTGTGCCGCCGGTTGTGCCGCCGGTTGTGCCGCCGGTTGATCCGCCGGAAACGGTGGTAAGTGCGGGAGACCAGTGGTCATATCTTTACAATCCGGCCGGCCCGGCCGCCGACTGGAGTGGCACCGCCTTCGATTCCAGCAGTTGGTCCACCGGAGCGACACCGATCGGATTTGGAGCCACCGGTATGGCGACCGATATCAATGTGCCGGTAGCCAATCGGACACCAGTGGCGTATTTCAAAAAAACCGTGAACATCACGGATGCCCCCAGCGTCATGGGATTCACCCTCACAACCGTTGCCGACGATGGCGTTGTCGTCTACGTGAACGGCACCGAAGTGGGACGCACTCGAGTGTCAGCCGGACCGATCACCAACGCGACGTATGCCAATGCTGCGGTGAATACCACCGCTGCGAACGCCGCGCCAATAGTGATCAACGTTCCAGTCGACCTTCTGGTCAGCGGAGCCAACAGCATTTCCGTTTCAACACATTTGAATTACAAGAGCACGCCTAATATCAGCTTTACCATGTCGGCATCTCTCATACGCTGATTTTTCTGGGTGCCGGCTCCCACGTCATGCTCGTCGGAGCCGGCACCGAGTAAACCTGAGGACAACAATGAACCTGCGCGAGGACATCAGAGTTAATCGAGGTCAGAGCAAGGGGCAGTTTGTAGTGGTCTGCTTTCGCATCGCGCATCGTCTGAGGACCCCACTAGATGTGCGACCACGGATCTATGCCATCGGAGTGGGTATTGCCTACAGACTCCTCGTTGAGTGGATCTTGGGTGTCGAGATTCCGTGGAAGACCCGCATTGGCCCCGGACTCCGGATCTTTCATGGGGTGGGCATCGTCATCAACGATCGCACCGTTATTGGTAGCAATGTGTCCATCCGCCAAAACGTCACCCTTGGTAATAAAGGAGCAACCGGTCCCTGCCCCACGATTGGCGACAACGTGCAACTCGGAGCAGGGTGCATTGTGATCGGTGGAATCACCATCGGCGATGGAGCCGTCGTCGGGGCTGGCGCGGTGGTGACGAAAGACGTGCCCGCTGGCGCGACCGTCGTCGGAAATCCTGCGCGCATTCTCTAGTACGCCCCTTGAATAGGCCTCAGGTCTAGGTGGCGCTTGGCTGCCCATAATTCCTGAAGGTACCCGGTGCTTGCTTACCGTAGGCCGGACATAACAGGTGGTTACCGATGCTCGCTGCAGAAAGTCTCATTCGAGTGAATTAAGTGGATTTGATAGGATCCAATGCTCTCTTTGAGTGATAATGAATATGGCATAAGAGGCTGTTGCGACACTAAGGTGGTCGCGAATCCTCGCTTCGAGGGTAATAGCACCGAAGTTGTCACTCCCTTGATCTCGACCTGAATTTGCTTCGTGCATACGGCTAGCAGTGAAGGAAACTCCACCATGCGCATTGGTTACGCCCCTGGCGTCTACGACTTGTTCCACATTGGTCATCTCAACATCCTCAAGCACGCCAAGAGTCAGTGTGATTTCCTCATCGCTGGGGTCGTATCCGACGAAATGTCGCTACTGACCAAGGGCAAGTCGCCGGTGGTGCCTCTGTGCGAACGCCTCGAAATCGTCAGCAGTATCAATTATGTCGATCGCGCTGTGGCTGAAGTCGTTCCGGAGAAGCTGGACACCTGGCGGTCCGTTCACTTCGATATCATTTTCAAGGGCGATGATTGGCGCGGGACTACTAAGGGCGCCAAGCTCGAAGCGGACTTTGCCGCTGTAGGTGTAGAGGTGATGTATTTTCCCTACACGATGCATACCTCCAGCTCGTTGCTGCGCAGATTTATTGCCGGTTCGGTCTCCCATAGCGATCATGAACTGAGTACCGGAAGCTGACCGTGGCAACTGCTCGCCCCAATTCGGCGACGCGGGAACTCGGTCCGGCGAAAGGTACATCCATCGTGAAGGCTGCTGGTTACCGGGTGAGGTGGCTACTCATGGTGGTGGCGGTGATAGCGGTGCTGTGCATCGTCCTTTCACCCAACCGCCCCGCCGCTGGCGCACAGTCACATCTGCGAGCGTGGCTTGACACCGCCAACAAGGGGTGGCTTCCTCCTTTCATCACCTTTGAGCTCGTCGAATTTCTTGCAAATGTCGTCATGTTCGTACCCATTGGCGTCCTGGGAATACTGGTGGGTGGCCGAGGGTGGCCGGCGCTGATCTCGGGAACGATGTTCTCGGTCCTTCTTGAATTGTTTCAGGCATTGTTGCTTCCGGGGCGTGTGGGCTCGGTTGTTGACGTAGCCGCAAACACGATGGGAGTGCTCTGCGGCGTATGCGTCGTGGCTCTCTGGCGTACGAGGTTTCGACGACCAAGCGATTCAGATGCCCTGCGGCACCCTGACATCTCACTGGGCGGCTCGGAGGCGAGCCGCCCGGTGAAATAATGAGGTATGGCTGCCTCGGAAATTCCCGTTCACTTGCCCGCTTCGCCAGGAGTGGCGCCAGCAACCGGCTCCTCTTCTGTGAATGTGGTGGGTACCTCGTTGTTGGCCGCGGTCGCGGTGATGGACCGGCTACGGTCTGCCGGTGGATGCGCCTGGGATGCGACGCAGACAAGCCAATCGTTGTTGCGGTACCTCGTCGAGGAGTGCTTCGAACTCGTCCAGGCAATCGAAGACGATGATGCTGTGGCAATTCAAGAGGAGCTGGGGGACGTGCTCCTGCAAGTGCTGTTTCACTCACGCATCGCTGCCGAGCGCCCGGGTGGATTTGACATCGACGACGTGGCGAAGGGACTTGCCGACAAGCTGACGAGGCGCCATCCGCACGTCTTTGCTCCTGAGAGTGGCGTGCCCTTGGCCGGGGACACGGCCGTGCATCAGCAGTTTCGTTGGGACGAGCTCAAGAAGGCCGAAAAGGGACGCGATTCTGCTCTAGCTGGAGTCGCGATGGCTGCTCCGGCCACAGCTCTAGCTGGCAAGCTTGGTGCAAGAGCAGCAAAGTCATCGCTCAATGTGCCACTGCCGGATGGCGACTCGCTCGCCGCCCAGATATTTCGGCTCGCCTACGAAGCCGGAGCGAACGGTGACGATCCGGAAACGGCTGTCCGCGCGCTCGCCAAGGCTCACGCTGAGCGGATGCTTGCAGCTGAGCGCACGCTCAAGGCTGAGCGTGCGCCCGACTCCGAGAGTACGAACAGACCGGAAAACGCGACTGACGCGGCGCTCTGAATAGGCGTCAAGCGTTGTCACCCGGAAGGGTGACCCCGATCTGACGCCGAATCTCATCAACGGTCTCGAGGATCTGAATGGTCTCCGTGGAGGGCAGCAATTCTGAGTGCGGGGCTCCGGCTGCGATAAGTCGGGCAACTTCTGCTGCCTGAAAGCACAGGCCGGAATTGCCGGTGAGATGGTTAGCATCCCAGGTGAGCGTTGAGCCATCCCGCGAAATCAATGACACTGAGGCGGGATTGTAGAACAGGCCGGGGATTTCAATCCGTGCTGCGGTACCCGAGATTGACGCGGAGGTAGGCGTTTTGGCGTACGAGGTGGTGTTGACGAGTGCCTGGCTTCCACCCGGTCCGCCCAAAATCACCGATACTTGACCATCAACCCCGGTGAAAGCCTTGTGGCCGCTCGCGATGATGCTGGTGGGGTTCCCCAATGCGAAGGAGGCGAACGACAGTGGGTAGATCCCCAAATCCAGCAGTGCGCCGCCGGCCAGCGCGGGGTTAAATATGCGGTGGTTGGGGTCGGGAGCAAAGTACTGGCCATGGTCTGCGAAAAGCGTGGTGACCTCACCCAATGCGCCGTCAGCAAGCAATTGCCGCACCACGTCGATATGCGGCAAGAATCTTGTCCACATGGCTTCCTGAACCACAACGCCAGCACGTTCTGCGGCCGCGACCACTTCTCGAGCCTGGCGTGCATTTTGCGTAAACGCCTTCTCCACCAGTACGTGCTTTCCCGCATTAATCGCTAGCAGCGCGTGCCGATGATGTTCGGAGTGTGGGCTTGCGACGTAGATGACGTCAACATTTGGATCCGCTACGAGCTCTTCGTAGCTTCCGTGCGCGGCGTCAATTCCGTGCGCTGCCGCGAAAGCGGTGGCCCGATCGAGGGAACGAGAGCCCACCGCGGTAATTTTCTGGTTCGTGTGCTCGTTGAGAGCTCGACAGAAGCTGCCCGCGATTCCTCCGGGCGCCATAATTCCCCAGCGCTGAGGTGGTGCGGCGGCTGGGTCGGGGGTACGTGGAAGCGGTAGCGAGCGCGGGAAGGGCGGGGGAGTTGCTGTCGTCATCGTTTCTCCGTGTGGGAAGTAGCTTTTGTCCGACCCGGCACCGGTTGAAACCGAGATCGGAACCGTCGAGTTCTCACTGACAGTAGGTCACTGGCCCGACAGAGACACGACACGCGACAGGCTGGAGGCGCGACACGCGACGGGCTGGGTTATCCACATTGTGACTGCCCCGGCGAGTGGTGGCGGTCTCGGCTCTTGTATCAATGCACCTGTCCGCCCAGTTCCAGCTTCAAATAATTGCACCGGCCACTGTCGGACGGGGGTTTTCACCTGTGGACATCACGGGGATAGCCGGGGGGAAAGCCGGGACTGCCGGTGGATGGTGTGTGGACTGTTTGGCCCGATCGGCAACACGCCGAAAATCGATATCTTGGGGTCTTGTCTATCTTCGACCCCAAGATGTACTGTTTTAGCTAGTGAACCTGATGCGAAATGGCAGAGTAAACCAGAGGCGCTAGCAAGGCGCAGTACCTGGCTCAGCGCTGTTAACCAAGCTGACGAACATACATATTCTGGCGATCTGCGGCGAACTGCACCTGAACCTCACCCCTGTTCCAACAGGAGGGGTCGCGAGGGGCGTTCAGCAGCGGAGGACCCAGGGTGCGGACGCTAAGACCTCCCGGTCGACTGCGTTGGCAGACCATTGTCGGTGGTGCCATGGACACTCTTTTCATGAGTACTTCCCAGGACGCGAGTCCTCGACAATCCGGTTCCGCCGAGAAGGTTTTTACTAGCTCGCAAGGAGAGCACATGGCCCCGCATGTGACCACTGCTGATGTCAGCAACGTCAGCACCAATGACAATTACCCAGAGCAGCCGTTCCGCATCGGAGCCGACTCGGGTAAATCCGCAACGAGCATGACGGTGGTCCGTCGTAATGGCTCCACGGCTCCTTTCGACACCAGCCGAATCGCGATCGCGATCACTAAGGCGTTCATCGCCGTCGAAGGCGATTCCGCAGGCACGTCCTCCCGGTTGCGCGCGCTCGTGGTGGAGCTGACTGAGCAAGTCGCTTCCACGCTGCAGCAGCGCTACGGCGTCGAGCGTCATGTCAACCTTGAAGATGTGCAAGACCAGGTCGAACTGGCGCTGATGCGGGGTGGCCACGCTAAGGTTGCGCGCTCCTACATCCTCTACCGCGAGGAGCACCGCCGCTCACGTGAAGAAAGACTGCTCAGCGAACATTCCGGTGAGGCAGTGGTCGAAGCGACACTCACCGTTGTCTTAGCCGACGGCAGTCGTATTCCACTGGATAAGGCCCGTCTGCGGACCATCATCGACGAAGCCTGCGAAGGCTTGACCGATGTAAACCCGGGCGCTGTTTACGCAGGTACCTCGTCCAACTTGTACGACGGGATCAGCGCTAAAGAACTGGGGCTTGCTCCGATCATGGCAGCACGGGCCATGGTGGAAACCGAGCCAAACTATTCGTTCGTCGCTTCGCGGCTGCTGAACGACACCCTCCGTACCGAAGCGCTGACATATTTGGCTGGCACACCCCGCCAGGCCAGCGCGAAGGATATGGAGCAGATCTACCCGACCTACCTCACCGACTACATCAACCAGGGCATCAAGCTCGGTCAACTGGATCCGCTGCTGGCAGAATTCGATCTGACCCGCCTCGGGCAGGCAATCGACAGCGAGCGCGACGGTCAGTTCACCTTCCTGGGCCTGCAGACTCTGTACGACCGTTACTTTATCCACCACCGCGAGACCCGCTACGAACTGCCGCAGGCGTTCTTCATGCGGGTGGCGATGGGGCTGGCCCTTCGCGAGGTCCAGCGCGAAGAGCGTGCGATCGAGTTCTATCAGTTGCTCTCCAGCTTCGACTTCATGTGCTCGACTCCCACCCTGTTCAATGCGGGAACCACGCGGCCGCAGCTGTCCAGTTGCTTCCTCACCACGGTTGCCGACGACCTTGACGATATTTTCCAGTCGATCAAGAACAACGCTCTCCTTGCCAAATTCTCTGGCGGTCTTGGCAACGACTGGACCCCTGTCCGCGGTATTGGCGCACACATCAAGGGCACCAACGGCTCCTCCTCTGGAGTCGTTCCCTTCCTGAAGATCGCCAACGACACGGCTGTAGCGGTTAACCAGGGTGGCAAGCGTAAAGGCGCCGTGTGTGCATACCTGGAGACCTGGCACATCGATGTCGAGGAGTTTCTCGACTTGCGCAAGAACACCGGTGACGAGCGACGCCGTACCCACGACATGAACACGGCGAACTGGGTGCCGGACGAGTTCATGCGCCGCGTCGAGTCTGACGGCGTCTGGACCTTGTTCTCCCCCGACGAAGTCCCTGATTTGCACGACACTTATGGGCTAGCGTTCTCTGCTAAGTACGCGGAGTACGAGGCGAAAGCTGCTCGTGGCGAAATGACGGTCTTCCGTCAGATCAAGGCCGTGGATCTGTGGCGCCGAATGCTCACCATGTTGTTTGAGACCGGCCATCCGTGGATTACCTTCAAGGACCCGTGCAACCTGCGTTCCCCGCAGCAGCACGTCGGCGTGGTGCACTCTTCGAACCTCTGCACGGAGATCACCCTCAACACATCCAAGGATGAAAC includes:
- a CDS encoding polysaccharide biosynthesis C-terminal domain-containing protein, which translates into the protein MSKTVDAEDSQRGSESGSLARGGLASFGGAAISAVMGFALTFVLARGLGEAGSGVVLQATAIFAITVSIGKLGMDSAAIWLMPRLLVDARSEIRSAVNFLFAISAAAGILAGILISLVGPVVIGDSAVESRELGSSLVALGWAVPVAVLVLVALAAIRGLGKLLPYVAIGSIALPAARPIAVLLSLWFAGSALAAVWAWAAPLPFALVGALVLLGVQIRKLTAGTDRGRRKNWPSRERRSQILGFALPRTLSAGLEQSLLWLDLILVGALAGASAAGIYGGASRFIAAGLIVDTALRVVVSPQFSSLLHRGDIPGVQRLYGTAATWLVLFSTPIYIVLAIYAPTILGWLGPGFAAGSHVLVILSVGAVITFAAGNIHSVLLMSGRSGWAAFNKAIVLAVNVAGNLVLVPVMGIEGAALSWAASMMIDACMAAFEVHRFLGVNVDASAVAYGLLVPSMCVGIPAGVFRTFYGSHNWTLALSVALGGVLLAVWCRLDAHKLKLSDLRARPGRG
- a CDS encoding fibrinogen-like YCDxxxxGGGW domain-containing protein, translated to MRLRKFGLASALMAAAVVAQGFFSVSASADAVVADGTSADRAAPSCWDIKQNIPSSVDGPYWLQTPALQAPQRFYCDMTYDGGGWVMIGKGRNDWQDNYLGQGDPADLLTPNRSPAGFGMVQLDSRTVDGLLNKTRVDSLTDGVRVLRAKDPSGSTWQNVTFGWANRDRWVWTVPAGHSTQWFEFDKSGKVNGGATANFGLDSGYLRSTFSYTLSQKWVAGFAYGPSVTTGSNNASTFMWSALANGGSPIPYAEVYVRPKLRAADVSYTAIPDAGTEATAQKAVASSYSLPGSWGVIGRFNGRTAEGNSEVQSFGQIGDVVYVAGNFQFVQKGANATGANKVEQPALAAFNSTTGDFIPTFKPTFNGQVKSVLALPNGKLLAAGEFTIANGQPAKGTVLLEPDTGKSVSYWNLQIENRVSGGALTIRDISISGDYVYLGGAFTHLTGGTRTTAIYSRNAARIQWATGTPDSGWNPEFNGTIMDTDVSPDGTRMYAAGYFTSSKGVPALKAAAVQTVSGAPLATPTWAPVWSSNGANYQQAIRAVNDKVYVGGSEHSIFGFSSTTFAKVNGTTMHGIGGDLQAIDTSGTVVYGGCHCGSWAYQNSLTWPDPGYNWNQADKIQWIGAWDSATGEFIPSFNPPGLSSANAGVWAIFVAKDGTVWSGGDLTGTRTSPTASQWAGGFVRFPLNDHTAPSAPTGLRSTGTTPTTVNLAWSGSTDAAGPVTYEILRNDRVIATTTTLTATVSVVSSADRFFVRAIDASNNRSASSAVLGTPPPPDPQPQPGDPNLIPAGSQWAYRNQAAAPAADWKATSFDDSTWTVGAAPLGFGTTGLLTNIDVPAPTSNRAAVNYFRRSFTVPNASTVQSLTLTTLADDGEVVYVNGSEVARTRVSAGAVGNTTYANASISTTAARATPVVIQVPVELLVNGKNTVAVTTHLNYKSTSNMSFELSAVATYKTPVVPPVVPPVVPPVVPPVVPPVVRRLCRRLCRRLCRRLCRRLCRRLCRRLCRRLCRRLCRRLCRRLIRRKRW
- a CDS encoding serine O-acetyltransferase encodes the protein MNLREDIRVNRGQSKGQFVVVCFRIAHRLRTPLDVRPRIYAIGVGIAYRLLVEWILGVEIPWKTRIGPGLRIFHGVGIVINDRTVIGSNVSIRQNVTLGNKGATGPCPTIGDNVQLGAGCIVIGGITIGDGAVVGAGAVVTKDVPAGATVVGNPARIL
- a CDS encoding adenylyltransferase/cytidyltransferase family protein codes for the protein MRIGYAPGVYDLFHIGHLNILKHAKSQCDFLIAGVVSDEMSLLTKGKSPVVPLCERLEIVSSINYVDRAVAEVVPEKLDTWRSVHFDIIFKGDDWRGTTKGAKLEADFAAVGVEVMYFPYTMHTSSSLLRRFIAGSVSHSDHELSTGS
- a CDS encoding VanZ family protein, with the protein product MATARPNSATRELGPAKGTSIVKAAGYRVRWLLMVVAVIAVLCIVLSPNRPAAGAQSHLRAWLDTANKGWLPPFITFELVEFLANVVMFVPIGVLGILVGGRGWPALISGTMFSVLLELFQALLLPGRVGSVVDVAANTMGVLCGVCVVALWRTRFRRPSDSDALRHPDISLGGSEASRPVK
- a CDS encoding MazG family protein, encoding MAASEIPVHLPASPGVAPATGSSSVNVVGTSLLAAVAVMDRLRSAGGCAWDATQTSQSLLRYLVEECFELVQAIEDDDAVAIQEELGDVLLQVLFHSRIAAERPGGFDIDDVAKGLADKLTRRHPHVFAPESGVPLAGDTAVHQQFRWDELKKAEKGRDSALAGVAMAAPATALAGKLGARAAKSSLNVPLPDGDSLAAQIFRLAYEAGANGDDPETAVRALAKAHAERMLAAERTLKAERAPDSESTNRPENATDAAL
- a CDS encoding Gfo/Idh/MocA family protein; translated protein: MTTATPPPFPRSLPLPRTPDPAAAPPQRWGIMAPGGIAGSFCRALNEHTNQKITAVGSRSLDRATAFAAAHGIDAAHGSYEELVADPNVDVIYVASPHSEHHRHALLAINAGKHVLVEKAFTQNARQAREVVAAAERAGVVVQEAMWTRFLPHIDVVRQLLADGALGEVTTLFADHGQYFAPDPNHRIFNPALAGGALLDLGIYPLSFASFALGNPTSIIASGHKAFTGVDGQVSVILGGPGGSQALVNTTSYAKTPTSASISGTAARIEIPGLFYNPASVSLISRDGSTLTWDANHLTGNSGLCFQAAEVARLIAAGAPHSELLPSTETIQILETVDEIRRQIGVTLPGDNA
- a CDS encoding ribonucleoside-diphosphate reductase subunit alpha, which produces MTVVRRNGSTAPFDTSRIAIAITKAFIAVEGDSAGTSSRLRALVVELTEQVASTLQQRYGVERHVNLEDVQDQVELALMRGGHAKVARSYILYREEHRRSREERLLSEHSGEAVVEATLTVVLADGSRIPLDKARLRTIIDEACEGLTDVNPGAVYAGTSSNLYDGISAKELGLAPIMAARAMVETEPNYSFVASRLLNDTLRTEALTYLAGTPRQASAKDMEQIYPTYLTDYINQGIKLGQLDPLLAEFDLTRLGQAIDSERDGQFTFLGLQTLYDRYFIHHRETRYELPQAFFMRVAMGLALREVQREERAIEFYQLLSSFDFMCSTPTLFNAGTTRPQLSSCFLTTVADDLDDIFQSIKNNALLAKFSGGLGNDWTPVRGIGAHIKGTNGSSSGVVPFLKIANDTAVAVNQGGKRKGAVCAYLETWHIDVEEFLDLRKNTGDERRRTHDMNTANWVPDEFMRRVESDGVWTLFSPDEVPDLHDTYGLAFSAKYAEYEAKAARGEMTVFRQIKAVDLWRRMLTMLFETGHPWITFKDPCNLRSPQQHVGVVHSSNLCTEITLNTSKDETAVCNLGSVNLAAHTTSAGLDVERLRRTVTTAVRMLDNVIDINMYTIPSARKSNLQHRPVGLGLMGFADSLYNLGIAYASDAAVEFADTSMEQLSYFAIEASSDLAAERGRYGSFEGSLWSKGILPIDSVEILREHRGGDLDQDNTKRLDWDTLRTKVKNQGMRNSNVMAIAPTATISNIIGVAQSIEPTYRNLFVKSNMSGDFTVVNEHLVRVLKARGLWDEVMVADLKYFDGSLWPIDRIPADIKEMFSTAFEIEGSWLIKAASRRQKWIDQAQSLNLYVAQPNGRKLDEIYRMAWHTGCKTTYYLRSTSATHVEKSTLVGTDGKLNAVQATSAPQQQPVASAVMPAAIQQVEAAPTAVTPAAAAAPTPSMMDVEFTPGGLAGSDVLACSIENPECEACQ